Genomic DNA from Streptomyces sp. AM 2-1-1:
GCGCGTCCGTGTTCTCACGCAGCGTGTCGGGCCGGGTTCCCGGCGAGGACCGCTGTCCCGTGGCGGTGCGCGTCGGCGTGCCGGACCCGGATTTCCCGCCGAGGCGAACATGTCGGGAGAGCGCCCCGCATGGCGGCACGGACGGTCCCGGAGTGGCGGATCGTGTCGGACGGAGCCGAGGCGTCGGCTCCGTCCGCCGGCCGGTTCACGGCGGCGCCCATCGGCTCCGCCGCGGTGTTCCGCCCACCGGCACACCGGCACCTTCCGTTGTCGAATCATCTCCGCCGTGCGACGTTGATACGGGAATGCGTAGAACGTCGGGAAAGAGGCAGCTCATCGTGCAGACCGCCCGGGCCGTCCCGGCCACCACCGTCGTCAATCTGCGGGATCTGGGCGGCATCGCCCTCGGCCGCGGCCAGCGGGTGCGGCAGGGGATCCTCCTGCGTGCGGGCCAGCTGAGCGAACTGGACCCGGAACACGACATGGCGGTCGCCGCGCTCGGTGTCCGTACCGTCGTCGACCTGCGCACCGCCGACGAGCGTCACTGGGCCCCCGACCGGCTGCCACCCCGAGCCAGGCTCTTCGTCGCCGACGTGCTGGGCGGCAATCCGGGAGTCGCCCCGGCCCGGCTCCGAGCCCTGCTCGCCGATCCGGCGGCGGCGGAAGCCGCCCTGGGCGGCGGAAGGGCCGAAGAGGTGTTCGCCCAGACCTACCGTCAGATGGTCCTCTCTCCGGGCGCGGCGGCCGCCTACCGCGCCTTCCTGGAGACGGCCGCGGACACGGCGGCCCGGCCGGTGCTCTTCCACTGCACGGCGGGGAAGGACCGCACCGGGTGGGCCACCGCGGTCCTGCTGATGATCCTGGGCGCGTCCCGGGAGACCGTACGGGCCGAGTTCCTCGCGGTGAATCCCGCCGTACGCCTCGCCTTCGCCCCCTCCGTGCAGCGCTTCCTGGACGCGGGCGGCGACCCGGCGATCGCGTCCGCCGTCATCGAGGCGCGGCCGCGTTACCTCGAGGTGGCGCTGGACGCCATGGAGGAGCGCTGGGGAGGGCTCGAC
This window encodes:
- a CDS encoding tyrosine-protein phosphatase, which encodes MQTARAVPATTVVNLRDLGGIALGRGQRVRQGILLRAGQLSELDPEHDMAVAALGVRTVVDLRTADERHWAPDRLPPRARLFVADVLGGNPGVAPARLRALLADPAAAEAALGGGRAEEVFAQTYRQMVLSPGAAAAYRAFLETAADTAARPVLFHCTAGKDRTGWATAVLLMILGASRETVRAEFLAVNPAVRLAFAPSVQRFLDAGGDPAIASAVIEARPRYLEVALDAMEERWGGLDGYVRSGLRLPEPVVLRLREELTAPVGVPV